In one Candidatus Dechloromonas phosphoritropha genomic region, the following are encoded:
- a CDS encoding bifunctional 3-phosphoshikimate 1-carboxyvinyltransferase/cytidylate kinase, with protein sequence MEFLDLPQLISASGTVRLPGSKSISNRVLLLAALGEGGTEVRDLLASDDTARMLDALTALGVGVTALGGGNWLIKGCGGVFPVRQAELYLGNAGTAFRPLTAALALAGGDYVLKGVARMHERPIGDLVDGLRQLGADIDYLGNEGFPPLHLKPATSCAGGTVRVRGDVSSQFLTGLLMALPLTGETVTVDVIGELISKPYIEITLAIMARFGVQVERDGWQRFTVQAGSRYRSPGTIYVEGDASSASYFLALGAIGGGPLRVDGVGSDSIQGDVKFAEALARMGAEIEMGQNWMEARAPKGGLVAVDLDCNHIPDAAMTLATTALFAKGTTTLRNIASWRVKETDRIAAMATELRKLGAEVEEGEDYIRVTPATLKPAAVDTYDDHRMAMCFSLAAFGTPLRINDPNCAAKTFPDYFARFAAVTQAAPVIAIDGPSASGKGTVAARVAAALGFAYLDSGALYRLTALAARQAGVDWADEAGVAVIAGGLAAEFSETDIRLNGQAVGEAIRSEEISAGASRVAVLPAVREALLFRQRAFNAKPGLVGDGRDMGSVVFPRAPLKIFLTASAEARADRRYKQLIEKGLSANLLDLLLDLRQRDDRDSRRSVAPLRQEADAKLLDTTDLTIEQAVNQVLAWSREAMQ encoded by the coding sequence ATGGAATTCCTTGACCTTCCCCAACTGATTTCTGCCTCCGGGACGGTCCGCCTGCCCGGTTCGAAGAGTATTTCCAACCGCGTGTTGTTGCTGGCCGCCCTGGGGGAAGGCGGGACCGAGGTGCGCGATCTGCTGGCATCCGATGACACCGCGCGCATGCTCGACGCCTTGACGGCGCTTGGCGTCGGCGTGACTGCGTTGGGTGGCGGGAACTGGCTGATCAAGGGCTGTGGCGGGGTGTTTCCGGTACGCCAGGCCGAACTCTACCTGGGTAATGCCGGCACCGCATTTCGCCCACTGACTGCTGCGCTGGCGCTGGCTGGTGGTGATTATGTACTGAAGGGCGTGGCCCGCATGCACGAGCGGCCAATTGGGGATCTGGTCGATGGTTTGCGTCAACTTGGGGCTGATATCGACTATCTGGGTAACGAAGGGTTTCCGCCGCTACATCTCAAACCGGCGACCAGTTGTGCCGGTGGCACGGTGCGGGTGCGTGGCGACGTTTCCAGCCAGTTCCTGACGGGTTTGTTAATGGCGTTGCCGCTGACGGGCGAGACCGTCACGGTCGACGTCATTGGGGAGCTGATTTCCAAGCCTTATATCGAGATCACGCTGGCGATCATGGCGCGTTTTGGGGTGCAGGTCGAGCGCGATGGCTGGCAGCGCTTTACCGTCCAGGCGGGCAGTCGCTATCGGTCGCCGGGAACGATTTATGTGGAAGGTGACGCTTCGTCGGCCTCCTATTTTCTGGCGCTGGGGGCAATCGGCGGCGGACCACTGCGGGTCGACGGGGTCGGGAGCGATTCGATTCAGGGCGACGTTAAGTTCGCCGAGGCGCTGGCCCGGATGGGCGCCGAGATCGAAATGGGGCAGAACTGGATGGAAGCGCGGGCGCCGAAAGGCGGTCTTGTCGCGGTCGACCTCGATTGCAACCATATTCCCGATGCGGCGATGACGCTGGCGACGACGGCCCTGTTCGCCAAGGGCACGACGACGCTGCGCAACATCGCTTCGTGGCGGGTCAAGGAGACCGACCGTATCGCGGCGATGGCGACCGAACTGCGCAAGCTCGGCGCCGAGGTCGAGGAAGGGGAAGATTACATCCGCGTCACGCCAGCTACCTTGAAGCCCGCAGCTGTCGACACCTACGATGATCACCGCATGGCGATGTGTTTTTCGCTGGCGGCATTCGGCACGCCTTTGCGCATCAACGACCCGAACTGCGCCGCCAAGACCTTCCCCGATTATTTCGCGCGGTTTGCTGCAGTGACTCAAGCCGCACCGGTGATCGCCATCGACGGCCCGTCCGCATCCGGCAAGGGCACGGTGGCGGCGCGCGTGGCGGCGGCACTGGGTTTCGCGTATCTGGATTCCGGGGCGCTTTACCGGTTGACCGCGCTCGCCGCAAGACAGGCGGGTGTCGACTGGGCGGACGAAGCGGGTGTCGCGGTCATTGCCGGCGGACTCGCTGCCGAGTTTTCGGAAACGGATATTCGTCTGAACGGTCAGGCGGTCGGCGAAGCGATTCGCAGCGAGGAAATTTCCGCCGGCGCCTCGCGGGTGGCGGTGCTGCCCGCCGTGCGCGAGGCCCTGCTGTTCCGCCAGCGGGCATTCAACGCAAAGCCCGGCTTGGTCGGCGACGGCCGCGACATGGGGTCGGTGGTTTTCCCCCGGGCGCCGCTCAAAATCTTCCTGACGGCGAGTGCCGAAGCCAGGGCGGACCGCCGTTATAAGCAGTTGATCGAAAAAGGTTTATCTGCTAATCTCCTCGACCTTCTGCTTGACCTGCGGCAGCGCGACGACCGGGATTCGCGGCGTAGCGTGGCGCCGCTCAGGCAGGAAGCCGATGCAAAGCTGCTCGACACGACCGACCTCACCATCGAACAGGCGGTGAATCAGGTGTTGGCGTGGAGCAGGGAAGCAATGCAGTAA
- a CDS encoding Uma2 family endonuclease — MAFALKKATLSPENYLAAEAESQVKHEYVDGQVFVMAGASERHKRIAMNIAFHLRAASRGTPCGAFMSNMKLRIAAVNTFYYPDVMLNCDEADKHPIQKTAPCIVAEVLSPSTATTDRREKALAYRQIPSLKTYILAGPDRRAVDYFIRDESGEWQQGTLGEMDILGVDCGKIKVGLALDDIYEDVDFHN, encoded by the coding sequence ATGGCGTTTGCACTGAAAAAGGCCACGCTCAGCCCCGAAAACTATCTGGCTGCCGAAGCGGAATCGCAAGTCAAGCACGAATACGTAGACGGCCAGGTATTTGTGATGGCCGGCGCCAGCGAGCGGCACAAGCGCATCGCCATGAATATTGCGTTCCACCTGCGCGCCGCTTCCCGAGGCACGCCATGCGGCGCCTTCATGTCGAACATGAAGCTGCGCATTGCCGCGGTCAACACGTTTTATTACCCGGATGTGATGCTTAACTGCGACGAAGCAGACAAACACCCGATTCAGAAGACGGCACCCTGCATTGTCGCCGAGGTTCTCAGCCCTTCGACAGCCACCACCGATCGCCGGGAAAAAGCCTTGGCCTATCGTCAAATTCCCTCGCTCAAAACCTACATCCTTGCCGGTCCCGATCGCCGCGCGGTCGACTACTTCATCCGCGACGAATCCGGAGAATGGCAACAGGGTACGCTCGGCGAAATGGACATCCTCGGCGTAGACTGCGGAAAGATCAAGGTCGGGCTGGCGCTCGATGACATCTACGAAGACGTCGATTTCCACAACTGA
- a CDS encoding polysaccharide biosynthesis protein produces the protein MPENFLPVLGWGLVFLLPAHVVACRLAGLYRGIWMFASLPDLKRVLSAVGFSTAAVVAFFVFYRYGPRVVPRSLLVLYPLLLTVYMGGGRAAYRMWKEHRLYGGLIAQGKPVVIVGAGRGGAMLARELERSADWRVVALVDDDRSKWGRELSGNPVIGGIESLPEVLSSEKASHVILAMPSAADDACRRATDLAVEAGAHVFTVPGLEDVMGGRVAISSIRPVAIEDLLGREPVWIDTRHVAAMVAGKTVLVTGAGGSIGSELCRQLARFGPARLVLFEQSEFALYTLEQWFSVHLPDLALVSLAGDVKDRERLNEVFASFRPQVVFHAAAYKHVPLMEVANAWQAVRNNVLGTMLVAECASRFEAERFVLISTDKAVNPTNVMGATKRLAEMVCEALHRQGSGTQFEMVRFGNVLGSTGSVIPKFQAQIARGGPVTVTHPEITRYFMSIPEAAQLVLQAAAMGQGGEIFVLDMGQPVRIVDLARKMIHLSGYSEGEIRIEFTGLRPGEKLYEELLADAEHTRQTPHPKLRIARARAVDDDLLQNLRPWLAEPCQGDERVRETLMHWVPEYHPAAND, from the coding sequence ATGCCGGAAAACTTCTTGCCGGTGTTGGGCTGGGGTCTGGTCTTCCTGCTGCCCGCACATGTGGTGGCCTGTCGTCTGGCGGGCCTGTATCGTGGTATCTGGATGTTTGCCAGTTTACCAGACCTGAAACGGGTCTTGAGCGCTGTAGGCTTCTCGACCGCTGCCGTTGTCGCCTTCTTTGTTTTCTATCGCTACGGCCCGCGGGTGGTTCCACGTTCCCTGCTCGTGCTCTATCCGCTGTTGCTGACCGTCTACATGGGTGGCGGCCGGGCGGCCTACCGCATGTGGAAAGAGCACCGCCTTTATGGTGGCCTGATCGCCCAGGGCAAGCCGGTCGTGATCGTCGGTGCTGGTCGCGGTGGCGCCATGCTGGCTCGTGAGCTCGAGCGCAGCGCGGACTGGCGGGTGGTGGCCCTGGTGGACGACGATCGCAGCAAATGGGGAAGGGAACTTTCCGGAAATCCTGTCATTGGCGGCATCGAGAGCCTGCCCGAAGTGCTGTCATCGGAAAAGGCTTCACACGTGATACTGGCCATGCCGTCGGCGGCTGACGACGCATGCCGTCGGGCGACCGATCTCGCTGTCGAAGCCGGTGCCCACGTGTTTACCGTGCCCGGACTCGAGGACGTCATGGGCGGGCGGGTCGCGATCTCATCGATCCGCCCGGTGGCGATCGAGGATCTCCTCGGCCGCGAGCCGGTGTGGATCGATACGCGACATGTGGCCGCCATGGTCGCTGGCAAGACGGTTCTTGTGACCGGCGCCGGAGGTTCGATCGGTAGTGAACTTTGCCGGCAACTGGCACGTTTCGGGCCGGCGCGGCTGGTTCTTTTCGAGCAGAGCGAGTTTGCGCTCTATACGTTGGAACAATGGTTTTCGGTTCATCTTCCTGACCTTGCGCTGGTTTCGCTGGCCGGGGATGTCAAGGATCGAGAGCGGCTGAACGAAGTGTTCGCCTCGTTCCGGCCACAGGTGGTGTTCCACGCCGCCGCCTACAAGCATGTGCCGCTGATGGAAGTGGCCAATGCCTGGCAGGCGGTGCGCAACAACGTGCTGGGTACCATGCTGGTGGCGGAGTGCGCGTCCCGCTTCGAGGCTGAACGGTTCGTCCTCATCTCGACCGACAAGGCGGTTAATCCGACCAATGTGATGGGGGCTACCAAGCGGCTGGCCGAGATGGTGTGCGAAGCCTTGCATCGGCAAGGTTCGGGGACGCAATTCGAGATGGTGCGCTTCGGCAACGTGCTGGGCAGCACCGGCAGCGTGATTCCCAAGTTCCAGGCGCAGATTGCGCGCGGCGGGCCGGTGACCGTGACGCATCCCGAGATAACGCGCTACTTCATGTCGATTCCCGAAGCGGCCCAGTTGGTGTTGCAGGCGGCGGCGATGGGGCAGGGCGGCGAAATCTTCGTTCTCGATATGGGCCAGCCGGTCAGGATTGTCGATCTGGCGCGCAAGATGATCCACCTTTCCGGGTATTCCGAAGGCGAAATCCGGATCGAATTCACCGGACTGCGGCCCGGCGAGAAACTTTACGAGGAACTGCTGGCCGATGCCGAGCACACCCGCCAGACACCCCATCCCAAGCTCCGGATTGCCCGGGCTCGCGCGGTCGACGACGATTTGTTGCAAAATTTGCGCCCCTGGCTCGCCGAGCCCTGCCAAGGTGATGAACGGGTACGCGAAACGCTGATGCACTGGGTCCCGGAATATCATCCGGCCGCAAACGACTGA
- a CDS encoding sugar transferase, giving the protein MKRLFDLFLVLTAGVTLILPIMVVAAAVRLTSPGPALYWSERVGRHNRIFRMPKFRSMRIGTPAVATHLLRDPDAWLTPIGAFLRKTSLDELPQLWSILAGDMSFVGPRPALFNQDDLVALRTERGVHEMVPGLTGWAQVNGRDELPIPDKVALDVEYLRRRSFLFDLRILWLTVVKVIRREGVVH; this is encoded by the coding sequence ATGAAGCGGCTTTTTGACCTTTTTCTGGTGTTGACCGCAGGCGTGACCCTGATCCTGCCCATTATGGTCGTGGCGGCCGCGGTGAGGCTGACTTCCCCCGGTCCGGCGCTCTACTGGTCCGAGCGCGTGGGACGCCATAACCGGATTTTCCGGATGCCCAAGTTTCGCAGCATGCGCATTGGCACGCCAGCGGTGGCCACCCACCTGCTACGTGATCCCGATGCCTGGCTGACCCCGATCGGGGCTTTTCTGCGCAAGACCAGCCTCGACGAACTTCCGCAGCTTTGGAGCATCCTTGCCGGCGACATGAGTTTCGTCGGTCCGCGCCCGGCACTCTTCAATCAGGACGATCTGGTGGCCTTGCGCACCGAGCGCGGGGTGCACGAGATGGTGCCCGGACTGACTGGATGGGCCCAGGTCAACGGGCGGGACGAACTGCCGATTCCGGATAAGGTGGCACTGGATGTCGAGTATCTGCGGCGGCGCTCGTTCCTGTTCGATCTCCGGATACTCTGGCTGACGGTGGTCAAGGTGATTAGGCGGGAGGGGGTTGTCCACTGA
- a CDS encoding NAD-dependent epimerase/dehydratase family protein, whose protein sequence is MNLVTGATGFVGGHLIEVLKANGMALRCLSRQPVPCRDSFVANLADKSALTAACRGVDTIFHCAGYAHAFSSLTGDDAAMHWRVNFEGTRNLVEAAGKSGVKRFVFLSSVKAMAEPGESCADENFPGQSETAYGQAKRAAEEVVMDAGRRYGMHVVNLRLAMVYGSGGRGNLERMGRLVGRGLFPPLPETGNHRSLVHVDDVVAAMRLVADDDRANGGTYIVASSEAPSGRELFDMLRSTLGMRRCSWVLPEWLLRAAASGADGLEAILERRMPFDSEVLDRLLGSAWYSPARIERELGWRARVSLADGLAEMLGK, encoded by the coding sequence GTGAATCTGGTTACTGGCGCAACCGGGTTTGTCGGTGGACACCTGATCGAAGTACTAAAAGCAAATGGAATGGCTTTGCGTTGCCTGTCGCGCCAACCCGTTCCGTGTCGTGATTCGTTCGTCGCCAATTTGGCCGATAAATCGGCGTTGACCGCAGCATGCAGGGGGGTGGACACGATATTCCATTGTGCTGGCTATGCGCATGCATTTTCCTCGCTCACGGGCGATGATGCAGCGATGCATTGGCGGGTCAACTTCGAGGGGACGCGAAATCTGGTCGAGGCGGCGGGGAAGTCGGGGGTAAAACGATTCGTCTTCCTCTCCAGTGTCAAGGCGATGGCCGAACCGGGGGAGTCGTGCGCCGACGAGAATTTCCCTGGGCAGTCGGAGACCGCTTATGGGCAAGCCAAGCGGGCGGCCGAGGAAGTGGTGATGGACGCCGGCAGACGCTATGGTATGCATGTGGTCAATCTGCGCCTGGCGATGGTCTATGGGTCGGGAGGCCGCGGGAATCTGGAACGCATGGGTCGCCTGGTCGGTCGTGGTCTGTTTCCGCCCCTGCCCGAAACGGGTAACCACCGTTCCCTGGTGCACGTCGATGATGTCGTGGCGGCCATGCGGCTGGTTGCCGACGATGACCGGGCCAACGGCGGAACCTACATTGTGGCTTCATCCGAAGCCCCTTCGGGGCGCGAGTTGTTCGATATGTTGCGTTCAACTCTGGGGATGCGGCGATGCTCATGGGTGTTGCCCGAGTGGTTGCTGCGCGCGGCGGCAAGCGGGGCAGACGGACTGGAGGCCATTCTTGAGAGGCGGATGCCGTTCGACAGCGAAGTGCTCGATCGCTTGTTGGGTTCGGCCTGGTATTCCCCGGCACGGATCGAACGGGAACTGGGCTGGCGGGCGCGGGTATCGCTCGCCGACGGGCTTGCGGAGATGCTGGGAAAATGA